In one window of Streptomyces sp. FXJ1.172 DNA:
- a CDS encoding NAD(+)/NADH kinase, which produces MSLAPRAVLVHRTTEYEELVARHGTHGQAAFFLASRGRDIEEVAERHRRAHRALAEVSAAVPLTWRQARVERGDLDRFLFAPEDVVVVIGQDGLVANAAKYLTGQPVIGIDTDPGRNPGVLVRHRPADAAKLLPHATGTAVDALTMVEAVADDTQRLLALNEIYLGTPGHQTARYRLGLEDDGGVVEAQASSGVLVGTGTGATGWLRSVWQERSSRIALPSPTEDRLVWFVREAWPSPATGTTLVAGELADSTALTVTVESDRLIAFGDGIESDALQLTWGQTVRIGVCGQRLRLVG; this is translated from the coding sequence GTGAGCCTCGCCCCGCGCGCCGTGCTGGTCCACCGCACCACGGAGTACGAGGAGCTGGTGGCCCGGCACGGCACGCACGGCCAGGCCGCGTTCTTCCTCGCCTCCCGGGGCCGGGACATCGAGGAGGTCGCCGAGCGCCACCGCCGGGCCCACCGCGCGCTCGCCGAGGTGAGTGCCGCGGTGCCGCTGACCTGGCGGCAGGCGCGGGTGGAGCGGGGCGACCTGGACCGGTTCCTGTTCGCGCCCGAGGACGTGGTCGTGGTGATCGGCCAGGACGGCCTGGTCGCGAACGCCGCCAAGTACCTGACCGGCCAGCCGGTGATCGGCATCGACACCGACCCCGGCCGCAACCCCGGTGTGCTGGTGCGGCACCGCCCGGCCGACGCGGCGAAGCTGCTGCCGCACGCGACGGGCACCGCGGTGGACGCGCTCACCATGGTGGAGGCCGTCGCCGACGACACCCAGCGCCTGCTCGCGCTCAACGAGATCTACCTGGGCACCCCCGGTCATCAGACCGCCCGATACCGCCTGGGCCTGGAGGACGACGGGGGTGTCGTCGAGGCCCAGGCTTCCTCCGGGGTGCTGGTGGGGACCGGCACCGGCGCGACCGGCTGGCTCCGCTCCGTGTGGCAGGAGCGCAGCAGCCGGATCGCGCTGCCCTCCCCCACCGAGGACCGCCTGGTCTGGTTCGTCCGCGAGGCCTGGCCGTCGCCGGCCACCGGTACGACCCTGGTGGCCGGCGAACTGGCGGACTCGACGGCCCTGACGGTCACCGTGGAGTCCGACCGCCTCATCGCCTTCGGTGACGGCATCGAATCGGACGCGCTCCAGCTGACCTGGGGACAGACGGTCCGCATCGGGGTGTGCGGGCAGCGGCTGCGGCTGGTCGGCTGA